CGAACGAGCCCGCCTTGAGCGAATGATGCGATTGCGCCGCGCTGATCGGATTGGCAATCATGCGGAACCCGCCCCATACGGCAGACGCATGATCGAGCGTCAAACGGCCATGAAAAATGGTCGGATACGCTTCGGGGTTCCAAATGCTGAAACCGGGATTGTACCCGCCCTTGACGGTGACACCCTTGGCAATGACCACGGACGAAGACAAGTACGTGCCTTGTGCAACCAAAATCGTATTGCCAGGACCAACCATCGCAATGGCACGGCAAAGCGTCGCCCACGCCTTGGCAGGGCTCGTGCCGTCGTTGTTGTCGCTGCCCGAAGGCGAAACGTAGTATTGCGTCCCGGGATTTGCAATGGTGACCGGAATGCTCGTATTCGCCGGCGCCGGGAATACTTGTTTACATGTCTCCGTCAGCGTCACGGTCGCGGGAGTTTGCATGCTCGCGCAAAAGCCGCTCGCGACGATGGCCGAACCACACGTCCCACAAGCAAGCGCAGGACCTTCGTCGACGTCACCATCGCAATCGTTGTCGACACCATCACACACTTCGGTCGTGGACGTCACCGTCTGCGTGCACGTGAATACGCCCGCCTGGCACACGATCGTACCGACGGCACACGCACCCTTTTGCCCAACGACCGTGCACGTGGCCCCGCCCCCGGGATTACCTTCGTCCGTCATCCCGTCGCAATCGTTGTCCTTGTTGTCGCACACCTCGGGCGCAGGAATCTTCGATGGATTGCACTTCAAAGCGCCGTTTTCACACGTGGTAAAACCCGTCGAGCATTCCCCCGGAACGCCCGTCATGCACGGGATTCCAAGCCCCACGCCGTGATTGTCCGCTTCGCCGTCGCAATCGTTGTCGAGCCCATCGCAAACGTCTTCCGTCGGCATCGGCGCAATGCAACTGATGGCCCCACCCAAACACGTCGTGCTTCCGTTGGCACATTCGCCCGGCTGCCCCGTCGGGCACATGTTCCCCCCACCGGGATTGCCATTGTCGACCGCTCCATCGCAATCATCGTCGACGTTGTTACACACTTCGGGAATCGCCATCACGTCGGGCTTGCACATGATATTGCCCGCAACGCATTCGGTCGTGCCTGTCGCACAAGGGCCGAAATCGCCCGTCATGCACGCCATTCCACTGCCCGGATTGTCCTCGTCGACGACTCCATCGCAATCGTCGTCTTCGCCATTGCAAGCTTCAGGCATCGGATCGTTCGGAATGCATTCCACCGGCGGACCACCCGGATTGCAATTCGGAACTTTGACCGTACATGCCCCCGTGCCACAAGTGGTTTCGCCAAATCCATCGTCGACCAGACCATTACAATCGTCGTCGATGGCATTGCATTCCTCGAGCGTCGGCAAAACGTCACCCGCGCACGGTCCCCACTCGTTGACGCCCGTGCACATTTGGGTGCCGTCTTTACAAGCTCCCACGTTTCTCGTCTCGGGAGAACCCGTATAACAAACCTCGACCTGCCCCTCGACACACGGACAACCTTCGTCGACGAAACCATCGCAGTCGTCGTCGATGCCATCGTTGTCGCCGTCGCATAACTCGCCCGGCGTCGGAGGCCCAGGAATGCATTCAGAAAGCTTCCCATTGACACACGAAGGAACGGTAACTTGACACACGCCGTCGCCACACGTGAGCAGTGGCAAATCGTCGATCTGACCATTGCAATCGTCGTCGACGCCGTCGCAAGCCATTTCGGTCGGCATGCAATTGCCGCCCCCCATACCTCCAGCACCGCCATTGCCACCGCTCGCGCTGCCAGCCGTGCCGCCTGCCCCCGCAGTGCCGCCCAGGCCGCCTTCATTGCCCGATCCGCCGCCCGTAATCGACGAATCGAAAACAGGTTCGTCGACGCCGAGAATTTCATTACAACCAACGGACGCCACCGCAACGACCAAGACAAGGCTGCTGACGAGCACACGACGCATGACGCGGTTCCTCTCGGGCGTCAAAACCGCCCAACGCAATGAAGACTCGACGGGCCCACCACGACTGTCGCTTGCACGGGAAGTGCGCGCTTCGGCGCAGTCAAGAAAAGCACGGCACCGGCCGCAAGCATGACGCCACCGCCAATGAACAAACCGGTCGACGCGTTGCCCGCATCGTACGACGCTTGCCGGAGTGGCAGCCCGATATCGTCACACCGATTTCCCACACAATGGCCACCCGCTTCGCTCTCGTCCCGCTTGTCAATGGCCTGAACCCCGAATGCCGCCCCCGCAATCAACGCCCCAACCCCCACCCCACCAAGACTCAAGCCAACGATTCGTTGCGTGCTGAAAAAACCGTCTTTCGTATCGATCGGCTGCACCTTGTCCGGCGGTGGCTTTTCGCCCCCCAAAGGTGGAATGGTCACGCCCACTTGCCCTGCATCGGGCGCCGATTTTACATCCGCCTGGCCCACCGGATCGGGCTTCACAGGCGGCACGTCGTCCTCGAGCGGCAAAATGGCCACCGACAAATCTGCCCCCTCCCCAAGCGCCATGCTCTTCGAAAAAGCCTTCTTCCCCGGCGCCGACACGTCGACCAAATGATCGCCCTTGTCCACAGGCAATCGAATTCCCAATTTCGCCCGGTCGAGCGCCACACCATCGAGCTTGACCACGACATCCTTCAACGAAAGGACCGCCTCCGGCACCACGACCGTCACCCAACCAAGCTTCGGCTCGATTTCATTGATACGTGCCTGCGCCTCGTCCCTTCGCTTGCGAGCCGTCGATTGCTCCGTAAATCCCTTCGCTCGCTTGATTACCTCGGGCGCCTCGTCCACGACGCCCTTGTACGTCTCCCATGCTTTCGCACGACGCCCCTGCGCTCGATAACAATCCCCAAGCCCAATGCGCGCGCCAAATCCCGGCTTTATCCGCACCACCTCTTCGTACTTGGGACACGCCGTCGCATAATCCCCAGCCACGAAGGCCGACCGCGCCTCGGCAAAAATCGCATTGAGCTTCTGCTCGTCGATGGGCTGCTGCGCATGGGCCGGAGCTGCCGACATCAATGCGCCCGCCACGACGAATGCAATCGAAATGGGGGCAAACTTGTTTTCGAGGAGACTTTGCATCGCCGAATACTCCTAATCGATGCTCCCCGGCGGCACGTACGTGGGTTTGGTGGGCGGAGATTTCGTTGACGTTGGCGTCGTTGGCAAGGTTTTGCCTGTCGGAGCCGGATTCGACGTGCCTGCCTGAGGCACCACCACCGCGGCCGGAGTCGCCGCTGGCTTCGGCACTTCGGTGTGAACTTCCATCGGCTCGTCAAGCGGTGGCGGAGCCGCAGACGCCGTCGGCGCAGGCGGCGGCTTCACCTCGGGCACAGGAGGAAGCGCTCCTTGAAACGCACGCTCCGCAATGAGCGGCGGGCCCGACGGCTGAGCAAGAAACATCTTGACCCCAAGCCCCAATGCCACGGTCGACATGAGACACGTGACCGCCACGAGCGTCGGCACCCATCGCGATCGCCTGGCGGTCCTGAGCGACACCGGCGCCGCATCGACCTCCACAGGCTTGCGCGTCGTCGAACTGACCTCGGACGCTCGCGCCTCTGACGCCCGCGCCTCCGACGCCCGCGCCTCCGATGCCCGTGCCTCCGATGTCCTCGCCCCCGATGCCCTCGAAACCGATTCCTTGGCCTCGTCCAGCTCCTCCGGGATCAACGTGATGTCGGACGAGCTTGCTTCACGCCGCGGCTTTGGACCTTGGCGGAACGACATCGGTCCCGATTCCTGGAACTGGTCCTTGAACTCCGCCATCGCTTCGGTCGCGCGCTGAAAGCGATCGTCCGGGTGATTGGCCGTTGCCCGGGCAAACCAAGAATCGAACCAGTCGGGCAGGATCATCCCGCGACGCCGCGCAGCACGCTTCGTCGGAAGCTCGCTCGGTCCCGTCACGACGTGCTGAATGAGCGCGTAAACGCCGACTTTCTTCGCTTCTTCGTGCCAGTACGATTCGCCCACGAGCATCGTGTACGTGATGTGCGCGAGCGACAAAATATCCGTTGGTGCACCAATCAGTGCGCTCTTGCCGATGATCTGTTCGGGCGCCATGTACATCGGCGTGCCGACGGTTTGCGTCGCGTGCGTTTGCCCTTCGCTCATGAGTTTCGCGATGCCGAAGTCGAGGATTTTGACGCACGGGCTTCCATCGTCGCGCTGCGTGAGAAACAAGTTCCCGGGCTTCAGATCGCGATGCACGATGCTCGCCGCGTGCGCCTTGTCGAGCGCCAGAGCGACCTGCGTCAAGTAGAGAAGCGCTTCGTCGATGGGGATGTGACCGCGCTTCTTGATGAGCGATCCGATCTCTTCGCCTTGCAGCAGTTCCATCACGAGAAACGGCATGCCCGTCTCTTCGTCCACGCCCGCATCGGTCACGCGCACGATGTGATCGCTGCGAATGTCGCCCGTGATCCTTGCTTCCTGCTCGAACCGGTTACGCGCCGTTTCATCGTCGAGCACACCGGGAAGCATGGTCTTCAGGGCGCACGGGGAATTGGTGCGTTCGTCCCGCGCTTCGTGCACGGCGCCCATCGCGCCTGCCTTGATGCCGCGAACAATCCGATACCGCTCGTGAAAGAGCGAGTTCGTTGGTAGGAAAACCCCGCTTCGGACCGCCATTCAGTGTCCTCGCCAAAGCCGAGTATGACAGAAATTCCACGAATGCGACGAGCATCGTTCAGCCGCGGCGTCAAACCTCGACGCCTGCCCGAAGTTCAGCCTTTTTTGCGTGGTCTTGGGATGTTGTACGCCGAAAGTTTGGATACAAACGTTCGCCGAGGGATCCCCAAGAGCGCCGCCGCTGCCGTCTGATTCCCCGCACATTTCTCGAGAGCGTCGATCATACGCTGCCTTTCGAGCGATCCCAGCTCTTCGCGCAGATTCCCAACGGGCTGCGTCTGCACGTTGTCCCGAACCGGCGGCGGCGACGTCTCTTCCACCACGTCCACCGGCCGATACGTCACCGCCGGCATCGCGGGCACCGTCCCAAACGCGGCCGGCTGCCTCGCCGCATCGCCGTGCGTATCCAAGACAAAATCCTCCGGACGAATCACGCCATCCGAAAGCACGACGGCCCGCTCGATCGCGTTTCGCAGCTCGCGCACGTTGCCCGGCCAGTCGTGATGCAAAAGCGCCAACATCGCTTGCGCCGTGATGACCGGCGGACTGCGCCCGATGCTCGCCGCCGCACTCACCGCAAACGCTC
Above is a window of Polyangiaceae bacterium DNA encoding:
- a CDS encoding tetratricopeptide repeat protein, with the translated sequence MQSLLENKFAPISIAFVVAGALMSAAPAHAQQPIDEQKLNAIFAEARSAFVAGDYATACPKYEEVVRIKPGFGARIGLGDCYRAQGRRAKAWETYKGVVDEAPEVIKRAKGFTEQSTARKRRDEAQARINEIEPKLGWVTVVVPEAVLSLKDVVVKLDGVALDRAKLGIRLPVDKGDHLVDVSAPGKKAFSKSMALGEGADLSVAILPLEDDVPPVKPDPVGQADVKSAPDAGQVGVTIPPLGGEKPPPDKVQPIDTKDGFFSTQRIVGLSLGGVGVGALIAGAAFGVQAIDKRDESEAGGHCVGNRCDDIGLPLRQASYDAGNASTGLFIGGGVMLAAGAVLFLTAPKRALPVQATVVVGPSSLHCVGRF
- a CDS encoding serine/threonine protein kinase translates to MAVRSGVFLPTNSLFHERYRIVRGIKAGAMGAVHEARDERTNSPCALKTMLPGVLDDETARNRFEQEARITGDIRSDHIVRVTDAGVDEETGMPFLVMELLQGEEIGSLIKKRGHIPIDEALLYLTQVALALDKAHAASIVHRDLKPGNLFLTQRDDGSPCVKILDFGIAKLMSEGQTHATQTVGTPMYMAPEQIIGKSALIGAPTDILSLAHITYTMLVGESYWHEEAKKVGVYALIQHVVTGPSELPTKRAARRRGMILPDWFDSWFARATANHPDDRFQRATEAMAEFKDQFQESGPMSFRQGPKPRREASSSDITLIPEELDEAKESVSRASGARTSEARASEARASEARASEARASEVSSTTRKPVEVDAAPVSLRTARRSRWVPTLVAVTCLMSTVALGLGVKMFLAQPSGPPLIAERAFQGALPPVPEVKPPPAPTASAAPPPLDEPMEVHTEVPKPAATPAAVVVPQAGTSNPAPTGKTLPTTPTSTKSPPTKPTYVPPGSID